The following coding sequences are from one Pasteurellaceae bacterium RH1A window:
- a CDS encoding arylsulfatase, whose product MNILYILLDQVRKDMLGAYGHQIVKTPNLDRLATEGIRFNNAFTPASVCGPARTSLFTGLMPSSHGILKNGEKGGTGEISQQAANIGRLEGYNTYVVGKWHVGTKSVPEDYGIKGHNFDGYGYPGSGVYKNLVFNQPPTHSNRYREWLEEKGFEIPEVSRAYFGDNPHLRVQELCGLLSGTKEQTIPYFIIDEAKRYITESLAEGKPFFTWINFWGPHTPCVVPEPYYSMYSPDEVILDESFFTPLEGKPNHYRTISKMWGMWEASEDHWKEVITKFWGYITLIDDAIGELFDFLKEKGLYEEAFIVATADHGDAMGAHRMIEKGEFMFDTTYNIPMIIKDPKSARVNQTDDNLVYLHDLTSTVYDIAQQAIPTAFEGETILPITRGGGQNQRKGILAQLAGHFVYFEQRMWRRKDYKLVFNATDVCELYDVRTDPEEMHNLFYDERYKAIKKEMLEEMRQEMQRLKDPLENWVYRIIDEI is encoded by the coding sequence ATGAATATTCTTTACATCTTGCTCGATCAAGTGCGTAAAGATATGTTGGGGGCCTACGGACACCAGATTGTCAAAACCCCCAATTTAGACCGCTTGGCCACCGAGGGCATTCGCTTTAACAATGCCTTCACTCCGGCTTCTGTCTGTGGCCCGGCCCGTACTTCGCTCTTTACCGGCCTTATGCCCTCCTCCCACGGCATTCTCAAAAACGGCGAAAAGGGCGGCACGGGCGAAATCAGCCAGCAGGCGGCTAATATCGGACGACTTGAGGGCTACAACACCTATGTGGTGGGCAAATGGCACGTCGGCACAAAATCTGTACCTGAAGACTACGGTATTAAGGGGCATAACTTTGATGGCTATGGCTACCCTGGCAGCGGGGTTTATAAAAACTTGGTCTTTAACCAACCGCCTACCCACTCCAACCGCTACCGTGAATGGCTGGAAGAAAAAGGCTTTGAGATTCCGGAAGTCAGCCGTGCCTATTTTGGCGACAACCCACATTTGCGGGTTCAGGAACTCTGTGGCCTCTTGTCTGGCACCAAAGAGCAGACCATTCCTTATTTCATTATTGATGAAGCCAAACGCTATATCACCGAATCGCTGGCGGAAGGTAAACCGTTTTTTACCTGGATTAACTTCTGGGGGCCGCATACCCCCTGCGTAGTGCCAGAGCCCTACTACTCCATGTACAGCCCTGATGAGGTAATCTTGGATGAAAGTTTCTTCACGCCACTGGAGGGTAAACCTAACCACTACCGCACCATTTCCAAAATGTGGGGCATGTGGGAGGCCAGCGAAGATCACTGGAAAGAAGTCATTACTAAATTCTGGGGCTACATCACACTGATTGACGATGCCATTGGCGAACTCTTTGATTTTCTTAAGGAAAAGGGACTTTATGAAGAAGCCTTTATCGTGGCAACCGCCGACCACGGCGATGCCATGGGGGCCCATCGAATGATTGAAAAGGGCGAATTTATGTTCGATACCACCTACAACATTCCGATGATTATAAAAGATCCGAAATCAGCTAGAGTTAATCAAACCGATGATAATTTGGTTTACTTGCACGACTTAACCTCCACGGTTTACGACATCGCCCAGCAGGCCATTCCAACTGCCTTTGAGGGCGAAACCATCCTGCCAATCACCCGAGGCGGCGGTCAAAACCAACGCAAGGGCATTCTGGCCCAACTGGCAGGGCATTTTGTCTATTTCGAGCAACGTATGTGGCGGCGAAAGGACTACAAATTGGTCTTTAATGCGACTGATGTATGCGAGCTCTATGATGTGCGAACTGACCCAGAGGAAATGCATAATCTCTTCTATGATGAGCGTTACAAGGCCATCAAAAAAGAAATGTTAGAGGAAATGCGACAGGAAATGCAGAGGCTCAAAGACCCTTTGGAGAACTGGGTTTATCGGATTATTGATGAGATTTAA
- a CDS encoding transcriptional regulator, whose translation MKALNEKNQFSERLKFALKLHYPKGYKTSQIAIKFNLQHPNEPVTQQAVHKWLNGLAIPSNDKIETLAKWLNVTTLWLRYGEEEEEVDEEENLTEILNTLIGGLSEEQKRLLVSLIMQFK comes from the coding sequence ATGAAAGCACTAAATGAAAAAAACCAGTTTAGCGAACGGCTGAAATTCGCCCTCAAACTACACTACCCCAAAGGCTACAAAACCAGCCAAATTGCCATTAAATTTAACCTTCAGCATCCCAACGAACCTGTTACTCAACAAGCGGTGCATAAATGGTTGAATGGCTTGGCGATCCCATCAAATGATAAAATTGAAACTCTGGCAAAGTGGCTAAATGTAACAACGCTGTGGTTACGATATGGTGAAGAAGAAGAGGAAGTTGATGAAGAAGAAAATTTAACCGAAATACTTAACACCTTAATTGGAGGACTATCTGAAGAGCAAAAACGCTTACTAGTTTCGTTGATTATGCAATTTAAATAG
- a CDS encoding transcriptional regulator: MHTLPISLSSLLGKGSLESERIEYKASWNPEAVLHSICAFANDFHNLGGGYIVIGLEEQNGRPLLPPKGLQPEQIDAIQKELLYLERTAILPSYNSLTATYEIEGKLILVIWAMGGEVRPYKAKKSLSKDKNDWAYYIRKHTSTVQATGSDEQELISLANTVPFDDRYRTQASLEDLEPHLMREFLQAVKSDLAKEARDLSVEELGLRMNIVGGVPEARFPKNVGLMFFNSQPDRFFPYTQIDVVHFPQGTGANTFEEKTFKGPLAQIISSALNYIYDRYLVETVIKHPDRPEAERFFNYPLVAIEEALVNAVYHRSYEIREPIEVRIHQDELIVLSYPGPDRSIKLSDLQKGRAVSRRYRNRRIGEFLKELDLTEGRSTGIPKILEAMRNNGSPDPIFESDEDRSYFMIRLPIHSKAMQISTPTPQDAPVTIQENIQENIQESDLHKQLIQVLDQPYSTKELMEKLGLQNRPHFAKHYLKPSLQAGVVEMTIPDKPNSRNQKYRLTAKGKQRLQALQRGKE; this comes from the coding sequence ATGCACACCTTACCTATCAGCCTCTCTTCCTTACTTGGCAAGGGTAGCCTTGAAAGTGAACGGATTGAATACAAGGCAAGTTGGAACCCCGAGGCGGTTTTACACAGTATTTGTGCTTTTGCCAATGACTTCCATAACCTAGGCGGCGGTTATATTGTTATTGGCCTTGAAGAGCAAAATGGGCGGCCTCTCTTACCGCCTAAAGGCTTACAGCCTGAACAAATTGATGCCATCCAAAAAGAACTCTTATATTTAGAACGCACAGCCATCTTGCCCAGCTACAACAGTTTGACTGCAACCTATGAAATTGAGGGGAAATTAATTTTGGTCATTTGGGCTATGGGCGGTGAAGTGCGGCCTTATAAGGCGAAAAAGAGCCTGAGCAAGGACAAAAATGATTGGGCCTACTATATCCGTAAGCACACCAGTACCGTACAAGCCACAGGAAGCGATGAACAGGAACTCATCAGCCTGGCCAATACAGTTCCCTTTGATGACCGCTATCGCACCCAAGCTAGCCTTGAGGATTTAGAGCCCCACCTTATGCGTGAGTTTTTGCAAGCCGTTAAAAGCGACTTAGCAAAAGAGGCTAGAGATTTATCAGTGGAAGAATTGGGGCTAAGAATGAACATTGTCGGTGGCGTGCCTGAAGCCCGCTTCCCAAAAAATGTCGGACTGATGTTTTTTAACAGCCAACCTGATCGTTTCTTTCCCTATACTCAAATTGATGTGGTGCATTTTCCCCAAGGCACTGGGGCCAACACCTTTGAGGAAAAAACCTTTAAGGGCCCCTTAGCCCAGATTATCAGTTCAGCCCTAAACTATATTTATGATCGCTATTTGGTTGAAACCGTTATCAAACATCCCGACCGCCCTGAAGCAGAACGCTTCTTTAACTATCCACTGGTTGCCATTGAAGAAGCGCTGGTAAATGCCGTTTACCACCGTTCTTATGAGATCAGGGAACCGATTGAAGTCCGTATTCACCAAGATGAGTTGATTGTCTTAAGTTACCCAGGCCCTGATCGCTCCATTAAATTAAGCGATCTGCAAAAAGGTAGGGCTGTCAGCCGCCGTTATCGTAATCGCCGAATTGGAGAGTTTCTTAAAGAACTGGATCTCACCGAAGGGCGCTCAACAGGTATTCCGAAAATCTTAGAAGCCATGCGTAATAATGGCTCACCAGATCCTATTTTTGAAAGCGACGAGGACAGAAGCTACTTTATGATTCGCCTGCCGATTCATAGCAAGGCAATGCAAATCAGCACGCCTACCCCTCAAGATGCACCAGTTACCATACAAGAAAACATACAAGAAAACATACAAGAAAGTGACTTGCACAAACAACTTATTCAGGTTTTGGATCAACCTTATTCAACAAAAGAATTGATGGAAAAATTAGGTTTACAAAATAGGCCTCATTTTGCGAAACATTATCTAAAACCTAGCTTACAAGCTGGCGTGGTGGAAATGACCATTCCTGACAAGCCTAACAGCCGCAACCAAAAATACCGTTTAACGGCTAAGGGCAAACAGCGTTTACAAGCCCTGCAAAGGGGGAAGGAATAA
- a CDS encoding anaerobic sulfatase maturase, translating to MSFFTPQAQFHLMAKPSSFHCNIQCEYCFYLEKESQFGRKAAYMSQETLRNYVKNYIESVASQRVEFAWQGGEPTLLGLDFFKQAVKFQQEFANGKQITNAFQTNGLALNHQWADFFRQNNFLIGLSIDGLSAVHNRYRITSQSNGTFDKVVKALELLKSHQVEFNTLTVVNDQNWNKGRATYQALKELGSTFMQFIPIVETDGFAKNPPKPTAFSVPPDGFGRFLVDVFNEWQKEDVGKIFVLEFDNLLGQYLGYPSSSCVHQPTCGKSLIVEASGEVYACDHFVYPEFKVGNLNQQPLTEIVLSRPQQAFGLDKQRKLTSICKQCEFKPLCQGGCPKHRIVALPNEKERHNYLCASYRHFFSQTKEAMQAMKKAIQTRPN from the coding sequence ATGTCCTTCTTCACCCCCCAAGCTCAATTTCACCTTATGGCCAAGCCAAGCAGCTTTCACTGTAATATTCAGTGCGAGTACTGCTTTTATTTGGAAAAGGAAAGCCAATTCGGTAGGAAAGCGGCCTATATGTCGCAAGAGACGCTACGCAATTATGTGAAGAACTATATTGAATCGGTTGCCAGTCAGCGGGTGGAATTTGCTTGGCAGGGTGGTGAGCCAACCTTATTGGGGCTGGATTTTTTTAAGCAAGCGGTCAAATTTCAGCAAGAATTTGCAAATGGCAAGCAGATTACTAACGCTTTTCAAACCAATGGCCTAGCCCTTAATCATCAGTGGGCGGATTTTTTCAGGCAGAACAATTTTCTCATCGGCCTCTCCATTGATGGCCTAAGTGCCGTGCATAATCGCTACCGCATTACCAGCCAGAGCAATGGCACATTCGATAAAGTGGTTAAGGCACTGGAACTACTAAAAAGCCACCAAGTTGAATTTAACACGCTCACTGTGGTAAACGATCAAAACTGGAACAAGGGAAGAGCGACCTATCAGGCACTCAAAGAACTGGGTTCAACCTTTATGCAGTTTATTCCTATTGTAGAAACCGATGGCTTTGCAAAAAATCCACCAAAACCGACCGCTTTCTCCGTGCCACCTGATGGCTTTGGGCGGTTTTTGGTGGATGTGTTTAACGAGTGGCAAAAAGAAGATGTGGGCAAGATTTTTGTACTGGAATTTGACAACCTGTTGGGGCAGTATCTGGGCTATCCGTCTAGCTCCTGCGTTCATCAGCCCACTTGTGGCAAGTCGCTGATTGTTGAGGCCAGCGGCGAGGTTTATGCCTGCGATCACTTTGTTTACCCTGAATTTAAGGTCGGCAACCTCAACCAACAACCACTGACAGAAATCGTCCTCTCCCGCCCCCAACAAGCCTTTGGCCTAGACAAACAGCGCAAACTCACCAGCATTTGCAAGCAGTGCGAATTTAAGCCGCTCTGCCAAGGCGGTTGCCCTAAACATAGGATTGTTGCCCTACCCAACGAGAAAGAAAGGCACAACTATTTGTGTGCCTCCTACCGCCATTTTTTCAGCCAAACGAAAGAGGCGATGCAAGCAATGAAAAAGGCTATTCAAACTCGCCCGAATTAA
- a CDS encoding carbohydrate kinase, whose product MNYYLGIDCGGTFIKASLFDQAGKMAACVRENVPVISERAGRAERDMSQLWQVCAEVVRKTVAESQIEPSQIVGVGISAQGKGAFLLDKQNQPLGRAILSSDQRSLEIVKQWQAEGIPEKLYPHTRQTLWTGHPVSILRWIKENEPERYAQIGSVLMSHDYLRFCLTGQLHCEETNISESNLYNMNTGQYDPTLAELLGIPEMIDCLPPVIGSNEVAGFITEEAAKLTGLALGTPVVGGLFDVVSTAICAELDDESKLNVVLGTWSVVSGITDHIDPNQSLPFVYGRYAEAGKFIVHEASPTSAGNLEWFTKQWSNLSYDQINKGIAELPPAASSVLFVPFLYGSNAGLGMQAGFYGMQSYHSQFHLLQAIYEGVLFSLMHHLNRMLQRFPKTQVLRVTGGPAKSAVWMQMLADLTGMKLEIPQVEETGCFGAALMAMQKPLENLGQKTAMQTFEPNPANFAAYQSKYRQYQRLVKALQAFNSGEFE is encoded by the coding sequence ATGAACTACTACCTAGGCATTGACTGCGGTGGCACTTTTATTAAAGCCAGCTTGTTTGACCAAGCAGGCAAGATGGCTGCTTGTGTGCGGGAAAACGTACCTGTGATTAGCGAAAGGGCGGGCAGGGCAGAGCGAGATATGAGCCAGCTTTGGCAGGTGTGTGCTGAGGTGGTGCGAAAAACCGTGGCAGAGAGCCAAATTGAGCCCAGCCAGATCGTAGGGGTCGGGATTTCCGCCCAAGGCAAGGGGGCCTTTTTGTTGGATAAACAGAACCAGCCACTAGGGCGGGCGATTTTATCTTCGGATCAACGCTCACTTGAGATCGTCAAACAGTGGCAGGCAGAGGGCATTCCCGAAAAGCTCTACCCCCATACCCGCCAAACCCTCTGGACGGGCCACCCTGTTTCCATTCTGCGTTGGATCAAGGAAAATGAACCTGAACGCTATGCTCAAATCGGTTCGGTGCTGATGTCTCACGACTATTTGCGTTTTTGCTTAACTGGCCAGCTACACTGCGAAGAGACCAATATTTCCGAAAGCAACCTCTACAATATGAACACCGGCCAGTACGATCCAACCCTTGCCGAGCTTTTGGGTATTCCTGAAATGATAGACTGCCTACCGCCTGTGATTGGCTCAAATGAAGTAGCAGGTTTTATCACCGAAGAGGCAGCGAAACTAACCGGCTTAGCCCTGGGAACGCCCGTGGTTGGGGGCTTGTTTGATGTGGTATCCACGGCTATCTGTGCCGAACTTGATGACGAAAGCAAGCTCAATGTGGTCTTAGGCACCTGGTCGGTGGTTAGCGGCATTACCGATCATATCGATCCAAATCAGAGCTTACCCTTTGTTTACGGCAGATATGCCGAGGCTGGCAAGTTTATTGTCCACGAGGCCAGCCCAACTTCGGCAGGCAATTTGGAATGGTTTACTAAACAGTGGAGCAATTTGAGCTACGATCAAATTAACAAGGGGATCGCCGAGCTGCCACCAGCGGCCAGTTCCGTGCTGTTCGTGCCCTTTCTTTACGGCTCAAATGCAGGCCTAGGCATGCAGGCAGGCTTCTACGGTATGCAGTCCTACCACAGCCAATTCCACCTCTTGCAAGCCATTTATGAAGGGGTGCTCTTTAGCCTCATGCACCACCTCAATCGAATGCTGCAACGCTTCCCTAAGACCCAAGTGCTAAGGGTAACAGGCGGGCCAGCCAAATCTGCGGTCTGGATGCAGATGTTGGCCGATCTAACAGGTATGAAACTCGAAATTCCGCAAGTGGAAGAGACCGGTTGTTTTGGCGCGGCCTTAATGGCCATGCAAAAGCCGCTTGAGAATTTGGGGCAGAAAACGGCCATGCAGACTTTTGAACCAAATCCGGCTAATTTTGCGGCATATCAAAGCAAATACCGGCAATATCAGCGTTTGGTCAAGGCTCTACAGGCCTTTAATTCGGGCGAGTTTGAATAG
- a CDS encoding integrase, translating to MAWKQTNPMEQKTLFIKAWLSQRFTKSDLCEQFGISRPTANKWIERFKQGGFPGLQELSRKPHYSPNATPQWIVEWLVSERRKRPDWGAKKLLDLFEQRFPEAKKPADSTGDLILARAGLVKPRKVRRHTPADSLPFAECDAPNTTWCVDFKGQFQLGDQKWCYPLTVSDQFCRYLLLCQALPNTLGDPVKAQFERLFYEFGLPWNIRSDNGSPFASTALGGLSKLAKWWIDLGIRPERIRPAHPEQNGHHERMHRSLKACLLKREAIAGNLADQQAMFDAFVHEYNHERSHESLLDDDKKRQTPASLYQPSSRIYTGKIEDYDYGQGVELRRVKPSGELCWQGEIYYLSQILKQETVAFVPYADGIWHIYYRFHFLGQMDDREKKITPASSWHINHTM from the coding sequence ATGGCTTGGAAACAAACGAATCCTATGGAACAAAAAACGTTATTTATCAAGGCTTGGTTGTCCCAACGCTTTACAAAATCCGACCTGTGTGAACAGTTCGGAATCAGTCGTCCAACAGCCAATAAATGGATTGAACGCTTTAAACAAGGCGGCTTTCCTGGTTTGCAAGAGCTATCCAGAAAGCCACATTATTCGCCCAATGCCACGCCACAATGGATTGTTGAGTGGCTGGTCAGTGAGCGACGCAAACGCCCCGATTGGGGGGCAAAAAAGCTGCTTGACCTGTTTGAGCAACGCTTTCCTGAAGCCAAGAAACCGGCTGATAGCACAGGCGATTTAATCTTGGCTCGAGCAGGACTGGTCAAGCCCCGCAAGGTTCGCCGTCACACGCCAGCAGACAGCTTGCCCTTTGCCGAATGTGACGCCCCTAATACAACCTGGTGCGTGGATTTCAAGGGGCAATTCCAGCTAGGTGACCAGAAATGGTGCTACCCGCTAACGGTGAGCGACCAGTTTTGCCGTTACTTATTGCTTTGTCAGGCCCTGCCCAATACCTTGGGTGACCCTGTAAAAGCCCAGTTTGAACGACTTTTTTACGAGTTCGGGCTGCCTTGGAATATTCGTAGCGACAATGGCTCGCCCTTTGCCTCAACTGCCCTGGGTGGCTTAAGCAAGCTGGCCAAATGGTGGATTGACCTGGGCATTCGGCCCGAGCGTATTCGCCCCGCCCACCCCGAACAAAATGGGCATCATGAGCGAATGCACCGTAGCCTCAAGGCTTGTTTACTCAAGCGTGAGGCCATTGCAGGGAATCTTGCAGACCAACAGGCCATGTTCGATGCTTTTGTGCACGAATATAACCATGAGCGTAGCCACGAAAGCCTGCTTGATGATGACAAAAAACGTCAGACGCCAGCAAGTCTTTATCAGCCCTCAAGTCGTATTTATACCGGCAAGATTGAAGACTATGACTACGGTCAAGGTGTTGAACTTCGTCGAGTTAAACCCAGTGGCGAACTCTGTTGGCAAGGTGAAATTTACTACCTGAGCCAAATTTTAAAGCAAGAAACCGTTGCTTTTGTGCCTTACGCCGATGGTATTTGGCACATTTATTACCGTTTTCATTTTCTGGGTCAAATGGATGACCGAGAGAAGAAAATTACTCCAGCAAGTAGCTGGCATATTAACCATACAATGTAA
- a CDS encoding C4-dicarboxylate ABC transporter permease has protein sequence MTVVIFLSALLGAILLGVPVAFALLLCGVALMLHLDLFDAQILAQQIISGADSFSLMAIPFFILAGEIMNEGGLSKRIIDLPMKLVGHKRGGLGFVAIIAAMIMASLSGSAVADTAAVAAMLLPMMKTTGYPVDRSAGLIGTAGIIAPIIPPSIPFIIFGVASGVSITKLFLAGIFPGILMGVCLAALWWWQAKRLDLMTFSKATKQELCISFKNSIWALMLPVIIIGGFRSGMFTPTEAGAVAAFYALIVSLFVYKEMKISQLYKVVLAAGKTTAVVMFLVAAAQVTGWLITVAELPQMMTELLEPLIDSPTTLLIVIMLSVFVIGMVMDLTPTVLILTPVLMPLVEEAGIDPVYFGVLFILNTSIGLITPPVGNVLNVITGVSKLPFDQAAKGILPYLLMMIGLLFVFIFVPELITVPLAWIS, from the coding sequence ATGACCGTTGTGATTTTCCTCTCGGCCCTTTTAGGGGCAATCCTCTTGGGCGTGCCAGTTGCCTTCGCCCTGCTCTTATGCGGTGTAGCCCTCATGCTACATTTGGATCTTTTTGACGCTCAAATCCTTGCCCAGCAAATCATTAGCGGAGCAGACAGCTTCTCGCTTATGGCCATTCCCTTCTTTATTTTGGCTGGTGAAATTATGAATGAAGGCGGCTTGTCTAAACGGATTATTGACCTGCCAATGAAGTTGGTTGGGCATAAACGTGGGGGGTTAGGCTTTGTGGCCATTATCGCCGCAATGATTATGGCCAGCCTATCAGGTTCAGCCGTTGCCGATACCGCTGCTGTTGCTGCTATGCTCTTGCCAATGATGAAAACCACGGGCTACCCTGTGGACAGATCGGCAGGCTTAATCGGCACAGCCGGCATTATCGCCCCGATTATTCCGCCTTCGATTCCCTTTATTATCTTCGGCGTAGCAAGTGGCGTATCCATCACCAAACTCTTTTTAGCCGGCATTTTCCCAGGAATCTTGATGGGCGTATGCTTAGCTGCCCTCTGGTGGTGGCAGGCAAAACGGCTGGATTTGATGACCTTCTCCAAGGCCACCAAGCAAGAACTCTGCATTTCCTTCAAAAACAGTATCTGGGCCTTGATGTTGCCGGTCATCATCATCGGCGGCTTCCGCTCAGGCATGTTCACCCCAACCGAAGCAGGGGCAGTGGCAGCCTTCTACGCCTTGATCGTCTCGCTCTTTGTCTATAAGGAGATGAAAATCAGCCAGCTCTACAAAGTGGTGCTTGCCGCAGGTAAAACCACCGCGGTGGTTATGTTCCTGGTTGCTGCTGCCCAAGTAACAGGCTGGTTGATTACCGTTGCCGAACTGCCACAAATGATGACGGAACTGCTTGAGCCACTGATTGACTCGCCAACCACGCTTTTAATCGTGATTATGTTATCAGTCTTTGTGATTGGCATGGTGATGGACTTGACCCCGACCGTCTTAATCCTCACCCCTGTGCTAATGCCACTGGTGGAAGAAGCCGGAATTGACCCGGTTTATTTCGGCGTGCTCTTTATCCTCAACACCTCGATTGGCTTGATTACCCCGCCTGTGGGCAATGTCTTGAACGTGATTACCGGCGTGTCTAAGCTGCCATTCGACCAAGCCGCCAAGGGCATTCTGCCTTATCTCTTGATGATGATTGGCTTGTTGTTTGTCTTTATTTTTGTGCCAGAATTGATTACTGTGCCACTGGCGTGGATTAGTTAG
- a CDS encoding C4-dicarboxylate ABC transporter permease, which produces MNPLVKFATKSLEFLVVAILSTMSILVFLNVVLRYGFNSSISVTEEVSRYLFVWLAFLGAILAFGENSHVRVTMLVDKLSPRGQKILSLVTDSLMLFCCYLMLTGGWVQFELNWENIAPISGIPTGITFLACVVASIAIGLLLIARMVGNLIACIKGEAK; this is translated from the coding sequence ATGAACCCGCTCGTCAAATTTGCAACCAAGAGCCTTGAGTTTCTGGTAGTGGCGATTTTATCGACCATGTCGATTTTGGTCTTTCTCAACGTGGTCTTGCGTTACGGCTTTAACAGCAGCATTAGCGTAACTGAGGAAGTTTCCCGTTATCTCTTCGTCTGGCTGGCTTTTTTGGGGGCAATTTTAGCCTTTGGCGAAAATTCCCATGTGAGAGTAACCATGCTGGTGGATAAACTTTCCCCTCGTGGACAGAAAATCCTGTCGTTAGTAACCGACAGCCTCATGCTTTTCTGCTGCTATTTAATGCTAACAGGCGGCTGGGTGCAGTTTGAACTCAATTGGGAAAACATCGCCCCGATTTCAGGCATTCCAACCGGCATTACCTTCTTAGCCTGCGTGGTAGCCAGTATTGCAATTGGCCTTTTGTTAATTGCAAGAATGGTGGGTAATCTAATCGCTTGTATTAAGGGAGAAGCCAAATGA
- a CDS encoding transcriptional regulator, with translation MEQEKKASSNQSLVRGLKLLEILSDYPNGCPLAKLAELAGLNKSTTHRMLQSLQTCGYVKPANTVGSYRLTTKCLAIGQKTLNSLNILNVISPYLEQLNLDTGETVNFSMREGDYGIMIHKLEPTTGMMRTRAYIGQRLQLYCSAMGKNFMAYDNPDYVAGYWQRQADIIQPLTQHTITDLELMYEELAKIRQQGFALDDQENELGVICIACPIFDANGKVNYAMSVSLSTARLKQIGQAEMLAQIQQTAQAISRELGAV, from the coding sequence ATGGAACAAGAAAAAAAAGCCAGCAGCAACCAGAGTTTGGTGCGGGGGCTAAAATTATTGGAAATTTTAAGTGATTACCCCAACGGCTGCCCGCTGGCAAAATTGGCGGAGTTGGCAGGGCTGAACAAGAGCACTACCCACCGCATGTTGCAGAGCCTGCAAACCTGTGGCTATGTCAAACCTGCCAATACGGTCGGTTCTTATCGGCTGACCACCAAATGCCTGGCCATTGGGCAGAAAACCCTCAATTCGCTCAACATTCTCAATGTGATTTCGCCCTATTTGGAACAACTTAATTTGGATACGGGCGAAACGGTCAATTTCTCTATGCGGGAGGGCGACTACGGCATTATGATCCACAAGCTCGAACCCACTACGGGTATGATGCGAACCCGTGCCTATATTGGGCAACGGCTGCAACTCTACTGCTCGGCCATGGGCAAGAACTTTATGGCCTATGATAACCCCGACTATGTGGCAGGCTACTGGCAGCGGCAGGCGGACATTATTCAGCCACTTACTCAACATACTATTACTGATTTGGAACTAATGTATGAAGAACTGGCAAAAATCCGCCAACAGGGCTTTGCCTTGGACGATCAGGAAAATGAGCTAGGCGTGATTTGTATCGCCTGCCCCATTTTTGATGCCAATGGCAAGGTCAATTATGCCATGTCTGTTTCTCTTTCCACCGCAAGGCTTAAACAGATTGGACAGGCCGAAATGCTGGCCCAAATCCAACAAACAGCACAAGCCATTTCTCGAGAACTTGGGGCAGTATAG